One genomic region from Nitrospirota bacterium encodes:
- the tuf gene encoding elongation factor Tu (EF-Tu; promotes GTP-dependent binding of aminoacyl-tRNA to the A-site of ribosomes during protein biosynthesis; when the tRNA anticodon matches the mRNA codon, GTP hydrolysis results; the inactive EF-Tu-GDP leaves the ribosome and release of GDP is promoted by elongation factor Ts; many prokaryotes have two copies of the gene encoding EF-Tu) yields MAKAKFERTKPHCNVGTIGHVDHGKTTLTAAITKVLSFKGQAQ; encoded by the coding sequence ATGGCGAAGGCAAAATTTGAGAGGACGAAGCCGCATTGCAACGTAGGGACGATAGGGCACGTAGACCACGGCAAGACCACACTGACGGCAGCAATAACCAAAGTGCTGTCATTCAAGGGACAGGCGCAGT